The proteins below come from a single Vibrio cyclitrophicus genomic window:
- a CDS encoding DUF3081 domain-containing protein: MDNRITIKEFLRVFDYIRSSGEQLENKYQFGEMFAWHDYDGYTCWLSYRDVTVTLMFHGSLKIEYDKAPNYEGFINRCLAMLETELSP, encoded by the coding sequence ATGGACAACAGAATCACCATCAAAGAATTTCTTAGAGTGTTCGATTACATTCGTTCATCTGGCGAGCAATTAGAGAACAAATATCAATTTGGCGAGATGTTTGCGTGGCACGATTACGACGGCTACACCTGTTGGCTAAGCTACAGAGACGTTACAGTAACACTGATGTTCCATGGTTCATTGAAGATCGAATACGACAAGGCACCGAACTATGAAGGCTTCATCAACCGTTGTTTAGCTATGCTTGAAACTGAACTTTCTCCGTAA
- a CDS encoding TonB-dependent receptor family protein yields MRYQNLDGKSCTQPHKKLRLSALAMAIASVTSMSVFAASDPQTTTMETVVVTGSLIGNSELEDVKEYPGARTVLTDKQIKKTAALSIDSAFQSVPGVKVQDETGTGVLPNVSVRGLNTSRSGHAQFLMDGVPLTLAPYGHTGQSIFPATLSMLDRIDIVRGGAAVQYGPNNVGGVINLVTKPIPHEWQTEISNRFTVFEDGDTPLNDFYLRTGGWLTDTLALQVEGNFLKGESFREHSDTDVKNFQAKLQWLLSDTQELQALVQRYDADTQMPGALSPDDYDKDRTQSKRPYDEYQGTSTRWSLKYLHDLNLADSAELEILTFGHRSERFFQWGFNSAGGHWADPALPSTDIRTSPREFAVYGVEPKLAMYFDGNTVTQNVIVGARYVNEDIDYKLTQTSISSGVTTIPRDWHLDTDAFAGYISNEIGLFNDVLKVTPGIRYESIDMTFDDLGTAQSTDNKVTEWLPGLTVAYHLTEQWVVYTNAQKSLRAPQIAYIRGLGEEGSELAWSYELGARYNQDSTSFNIALYRIDFEDQLQWQSATQTFDNIGKTLHQGVELSGRYVPQAMQALSLGAGYNYLDATIEEEGANKGNQVPYTSKHQFSWDATYAFSKVDTTLSGYYFSESYSDNANTSAEDATGATGKVPAYMVWNFNLGSDLYKDENSKLRMNLAVNNLFDEDYYFRGIDTSPVGRYPAPGRSYTLDLNYQF; encoded by the coding sequence ATGCGTTACCAGAATTTGGATGGTAAATCCTGTACTCAACCACATAAAAAGTTGCGTCTAAGTGCCCTTGCAATGGCCATCGCTTCAGTGACTTCCATGAGCGTGTTTGCTGCATCAGATCCGCAAACGACGACCATGGAAACGGTTGTCGTGACTGGCAGCTTGATAGGTAATTCAGAACTTGAGGATGTGAAAGAGTATCCGGGAGCTCGTACCGTTCTTACCGATAAGCAAATTAAAAAGACTGCAGCACTATCGATCGATTCTGCTTTTCAAAGCGTTCCTGGGGTGAAAGTTCAAGACGAAACGGGTACAGGTGTTCTACCTAACGTGTCAGTACGTGGTTTGAATACGAGTCGCAGTGGGCATGCTCAATTTCTAATGGACGGTGTACCACTGACTCTTGCACCTTATGGTCATACCGGACAATCTATTTTTCCTGCCACTCTGTCGATGCTTGACCGAATTGATATCGTACGTGGTGGTGCTGCTGTGCAGTACGGGCCAAACAACGTGGGTGGTGTGATCAACTTGGTGACTAAGCCTATTCCACACGAATGGCAAACGGAAATAAGTAATCGCTTTACTGTATTCGAGGATGGCGATACGCCGCTCAACGACTTTTATCTGCGCACGGGCGGTTGGTTAACCGATACGCTAGCACTTCAAGTTGAGGGGAACTTCTTAAAAGGTGAAAGCTTCCGTGAACACTCCGACACCGATGTCAAAAACTTCCAAGCGAAGTTGCAGTGGTTACTGAGTGATACTCAAGAGCTGCAAGCTTTAGTGCAGCGTTATGATGCAGATACGCAAATGCCCGGTGCTTTATCGCCAGATGATTATGACAAAGATCGTACTCAGTCGAAGCGCCCGTACGATGAATATCAAGGCACTTCAACGCGTTGGAGCCTGAAGTATTTACATGACTTGAATCTTGCAGATAGTGCTGAATTAGAAATACTGACGTTTGGCCACCGTTCTGAGCGTTTCTTCCAATGGGGCTTTAACAGTGCTGGTGGTCACTGGGCGGATCCGGCATTACCGTCAACCGATATTCGTACGTCACCACGTGAATTTGCTGTTTATGGTGTTGAACCTAAACTCGCGATGTACTTTGACGGAAATACGGTAACGCAAAACGTGATTGTTGGGGCACGCTACGTCAACGAAGATATCGATTACAAGCTCACTCAAACATCAATTTCTAGTGGAGTAACCACAATCCCACGCGACTGGCATCTTGATACTGACGCTTTTGCTGGTTACATCAGTAACGAAATCGGCCTGTTCAATGATGTACTGAAAGTCACTCCGGGTATTCGTTACGAATCGATTGATATGACGTTTGATGACCTGGGTACAGCACAGAGCACAGACAACAAAGTGACGGAATGGCTACCGGGCTTAACTGTAGCATACCACTTGACAGAACAGTGGGTGGTTTACACCAATGCGCAGAAATCTTTGCGTGCACCACAGATTGCTTACATTCGAGGTCTAGGAGAAGAGGGCAGTGAACTAGCATGGAGCTATGAGTTGGGTGCGCGCTACAACCAAGATTCAACCAGCTTTAACATCGCACTCTACCGCATTGATTTTGAAGATCAGCTGCAATGGCAAAGTGCTACTCAAACTTTCGACAACATTGGTAAAACCCTTCACCAAGGTGTTGAACTTTCAGGTCGTTACGTGCCTCAAGCGATGCAAGCGTTGAGTTTGGGCGCTGGTTATAACTACTTAGATGCAACTATCGAGGAAGAGGGCGCAAACAAAGGTAATCAAGTTCCTTATACGTCTAAACATCAATTTAGTTGGGATGCGACTTACGCCTTTAGCAAGGTAGATACTACTTTATCTGGTTACTACTTTAGCGAATCTTATTCTGATAATGCGAATACAAGTGCCGAAGATGCAACGGGCGCGACAGGTAAAGTGCCTGCCTACATGGTCTGGAACTTTAACCTAGGTTCGGACTTGTACAAGGATGAAAACAGTAAGCTGCGCATGAACCTTGCGGTGAACAACTTGTTTGATGAGGACTATTACTTCCGCGGTATTGATACCAGCCCAGTTGGTCGTTATCCAGCCCCAGGACGTTCTTACACTTTGGATCTGAATTATCAGTTCTAA
- a CDS encoding FecCD family ABC transporter permease, translating into MSTMLFSKSKRFWPILSWRVTLFTGLVSCLALSGYAASMTGWSNFSLTLSDLIHYRFAFDESNMTHQILATLRAPRAYAGLLIGASLAVAGLLMQGLTRNPLASPSILGINAGAACFMALAAIGIPVVSELSPILNAVLGALLSGGAVMLLGGFFSERSHPLRLVLAGIAITALLLGLTRAALILADDMAYSVLHWLTGSLSSVDDGQWQQLWPPVVIGLVLAMSLARNLNLLALGEEVAVGLGSNIRFTRLISGLTIVLLAGASVAIAGPIGFVGLLVPHLVRPMVGHNYHLLIPISALAGAALVSWSDALSRAIAFPTETPVGVITALLGTPCFILIATRRS; encoded by the coding sequence ATGAGTACGATGTTGTTCTCTAAAAGTAAGCGATTCTGGCCAATATTGTCGTGGCGAGTCACGTTATTTACCGGATTAGTGTCGTGTTTGGCACTTTCTGGTTACGCGGCCTCTATGACCGGGTGGTCTAATTTCTCTTTAACATTGAGTGACTTGATTCACTATCGGTTTGCGTTTGATGAAAGCAACATGACTCATCAAATATTGGCGACGCTAAGAGCGCCAAGAGCTTATGCGGGGCTATTGATTGGTGCGAGTTTGGCCGTCGCTGGGTTATTGATGCAAGGCTTGACGCGCAATCCACTCGCGTCTCCGTCGATTCTTGGCATTAACGCTGGCGCAGCCTGTTTTATGGCGTTAGCTGCAATAGGTATACCTGTGGTTAGCGAGCTAAGTCCAATCCTTAATGCGGTTCTTGGTGCGTTGCTAAGCGGCGGTGCTGTGATGCTTCTGGGCGGCTTTTTCTCCGAACGTTCTCATCCGTTACGTTTGGTTCTCGCGGGTATCGCCATTACTGCGTTATTGCTCGGACTGACACGAGCGGCGCTGATTCTTGCTGACGACATGGCTTATAGCGTCTTGCATTGGCTTACTGGTTCACTGTCTAGTGTGGATGATGGGCAATGGCAACAGCTTTGGCCGCCTGTAGTGATTGGTTTGGTGTTAGCAATGAGTCTTGCTCGCAACCTCAACTTATTGGCGCTTGGTGAAGAGGTTGCCGTGGGGCTTGGCAGTAACATCAGGTTTACTCGCCTGATTAGTGGATTGACGATTGTGTTGCTTGCCGGAGCAAGTGTCGCTATCGCAGGGCCAATTGGCTTTGTTGGTTTGTTAGTGCCTCATTTGGTTCGACCTATGGTTGGTCACAATTACCATTTACTGATTCCTATTTCCGCATTGGCAGGCGCAGCATTAGTCTCTTGGTCGGATGC
- a CDS encoding LysR family transcriptional regulator — MLLEDLQVILKVAEFRSITAAATNLDMRTATASAAVKRVEVALGAELFVRTTRHLRLSSAGERYLPECEQALKILEQAKLNMREELGILDGEIRIALSSDLGRNLITPWLDEFLLEYPKATLRTSISDSNIDFYRDSVDMALRYGSPTDASMYGFKICDVPRILCAAPEYLAKMGTPSQPSNLAEHNGLLYQLHDMLQDEWVFNDGKQDHKVKLKGNRASNDADLVRRWCVAGKGVAIKSCLDMSSHLLSGEVVKIMPEFKPTPTELWLVCPSRQSITPTVRLLRDLFREKTAEILSQLSEQDIIATQKS; from the coding sequence ATGCTTCTTGAAGACTTGCAGGTCATTTTAAAGGTGGCGGAGTTTCGTAGTATCACCGCAGCAGCCACCAACCTAGATATGCGTACTGCCACCGCGAGCGCTGCCGTAAAACGTGTTGAAGTCGCACTGGGCGCTGAGCTGTTTGTAAGAACCACTCGCCATCTGAGGCTCTCTTCAGCAGGCGAACGCTATTTACCTGAGTGTGAACAAGCCTTGAAAATATTGGAGCAAGCCAAGCTCAACATGCGCGAAGAGCTTGGTATCTTGGATGGAGAAATCCGCATCGCACTTTCTTCGGATCTAGGACGAAACCTGATCACTCCTTGGCTTGACGAATTTCTGCTTGAATACCCAAAGGCAACACTTCGTACCAGCATCAGCGACAGCAACATCGATTTTTATCGTGATTCTGTTGATATGGCGCTGCGTTACGGCTCTCCGACTGACGCCAGCATGTATGGTTTCAAGATCTGCGATGTGCCGAGAATATTGTGCGCAGCCCCTGAATATTTAGCTAAGATGGGAACGCCAAGCCAACCGAGTAACTTAGCTGAGCACAACGGTTTGCTTTATCAGCTGCATGATATGTTGCAAGACGAATGGGTGTTTAATGATGGCAAGCAGGATCATAAAGTAAAGCTAAAAGGGAATCGCGCGTCGAACGATGCTGATCTTGTTAGACGTTGGTGTGTTGCAGGGAAAGGTGTGGCGATAAAATCTTGCTTAGATATGTCGAGTCATTTGCTTTCTGGCGAAGTGGTTAAAATAATGCCAGAGTTCAAGCCAACCCCAACCGAGCTGTGGTTAGTATGTCCAAGTCGTCAGTCCATCACCCCGACCGTTCGCTTATTGAGAGATCTATTCCGAGAGAAAACCGCTGAGATCCTTTCTCAATTGAGCGAGCAAGACATTATAGCGACTCAAAAATCTTAA
- a CDS encoding TonB-dependent receptor, which yields MNIRLALSPLALAIGGALTAVVTVSNVMAAEEIMTDETLQVIGHQYEGYAEHMPQSGTKTDVEWLDVPQAVSVVTKTEMQDRGAVRLVDALDGVAGVNNTLGEGSRDQFVIRGFDALNDMYRDGMRDDGTLQSYRSLANIERVEVVKGPAGALYGRGSAGGIINLVTKRANGDNFTHVNGSVGSNNLFVGQVDSSMAFTDKVSGRINVESRQSDSYVDHVDSSDFFIAPTIRVLPAEGHTIDLDVEYAHQELVPYRGVPSKNGKPVDVSESTFYGGRNDYQESDSIRVGVNYEWLLNSEWAWTNRAAYNHIELEQKGTRQGTVTGDQVSQTVNNFGYDPRTTTTLQSELVWETNSNQMMIGADYNQINIDLTLASDQTLPSQDIYNPVTGPTPDPGFKPFRDNTTTTTGVYIQDVYTFGDLSVIGNVRYDSMELEQQKAGSVKENLNDDKVSYRGGLVYRLNNDMSVYASLARSWQLPYSGIYINPKLAEFFHTDLKEVGAKAYLLDSALMLNAAVFQIDQEQPETNIDGDVVNKIEARHQGIELEARGQFTEQWDISVGYSYLDAENKETGKKPNDVSDHLFSLWSTYQLDDNWRLGGGVKYVGDRYAGNDEAVALGDYTTVDLMAAYTTGRHKVQANAYNVLNEEYILGATNGTSGTNQIGYGAPAEFMLSYGYQF from the coding sequence ATGAACATTAGATTGGCCTTGTCCCCTCTCGCTTTGGCTATTGGAGGTGCATTAACCGCAGTAGTTACCGTGTCGAATGTAATGGCTGCAGAAGAAATAATGACGGATGAAACCCTACAAGTTATTGGTCATCAGTACGAAGGTTACGCGGAGCACATGCCGCAATCGGGTACCAAAACCGATGTCGAATGGTTGGATGTACCGCAAGCAGTATCGGTGGTCACAAAGACGGAAATGCAAGACCGCGGTGCTGTACGTTTGGTGGATGCTCTTGATGGTGTTGCCGGGGTTAACAATACCTTGGGTGAGGGGAGCCGAGACCAATTTGTGATTCGTGGTTTTGATGCACTCAACGACATGTACCGTGATGGTATGCGTGATGACGGGACTCTGCAATCGTACCGAAGTCTAGCGAATATAGAACGTGTCGAAGTGGTAAAAGGCCCTGCAGGCGCACTTTATGGCCGAGGCTCAGCAGGCGGTATCATCAACTTGGTCACCAAGCGTGCTAACGGTGATAATTTCACACACGTCAATGGCAGTGTCGGCAGCAATAATCTGTTTGTTGGTCAGGTCGACAGCTCGATGGCGTTTACTGACAAAGTCAGTGGTCGTATCAACGTGGAAAGTCGACAGTCGGATTCTTATGTAGACCATGTCGATTCTAGTGATTTCTTTATCGCACCCACCATTCGTGTATTACCTGCTGAGGGGCATACCATAGATCTTGATGTCGAATATGCTCACCAAGAGCTAGTGCCATATCGTGGGGTTCCATCTAAAAATGGTAAGCCTGTCGATGTCTCTGAAAGCACGTTTTATGGCGGTAGGAATGACTATCAGGAGTCAGACAGTATTCGTGTTGGTGTTAATTATGAATGGCTTTTGAACAGTGAATGGGCATGGACAAACCGCGCAGCATACAACCATATTGAGCTTGAACAAAAAGGTACGCGTCAAGGCACGGTAACAGGGGACCAAGTATCTCAAACCGTGAACAACTTCGGCTATGATCCTCGTACCACGACAACACTACAGTCTGAGTTGGTTTGGGAAACTAACTCTAACCAAATGATGATTGGTGCCGATTACAACCAGATCAATATCGATCTCACTCTAGCTAGCGATCAAACCCTACCTTCACAAGACATCTATAACCCTGTAACAGGCCCAACACCTGATCCGGGCTTCAAACCTTTCCGTGATAACACGACAACGACCACTGGCGTTTATATTCAAGACGTTTATACCTTTGGTGACCTTTCTGTGATCGGCAATGTGCGTTACGACTCGATGGAGCTTGAACAGCAAAAAGCGGGCTCAGTAAAAGAGAATCTAAACGATGACAAAGTGAGCTACCGCGGTGGTTTGGTCTACCGTCTCAACAATGATATGTCAGTGTACGCGAGCTTAGCTCGTTCATGGCAATTGCCTTACTCCGGTATTTATATCAATCCTAAATTGGCTGAATTCTTCCATACCGATCTAAAAGAAGTGGGTGCAAAAGCTTACTTGTTAGATAGCGCCTTGATGCTAAATGCCGCGGTCTTCCAAATTGATCAAGAGCAACCAGAAACGAATATAGACGGAGACGTTGTTAACAAGATCGAAGCTCGCCACCAAGGTATTGAGCTAGAAGCTCGCGGTCAATTTACTGAGCAGTGGGATATTTCGGTGGGCTATAGCTACCTCGATGCAGAAAACAAAGAGACAGGCAAAAAGCCGAACGATGTGTCTGATCACCTGTTTTCTCTTTGGAGCACTTATCAGCTAGACGATAACTGGCGTTTAGGTGGTGGCGTGAAATACGTAGGTGACCGATACGCAGGTAATGATGAAGCTGTAGCGCTGGGTGACTACACCACGGTTGACTTGATGGCTGCGTACACCACGGGTCGTCACAAAGTTCAAGCGAACGCTTACAACGTGCTTAATGAGGAATACATTCTGGGCGCAACTAACGGTACGTCAGGTACTAACCAGATTGGTTACGGAGCGCCAGCCGAATTTATGCTCAGCTATGGCTATCAGTTTTAA
- a CDS encoding acetate/propionate family kinase has product MSNSFVLVINSGSSSLKFAVINSVSGEAVLSGLGECFGLEDARMGWKYQGEKTEIAIQGEDNHHKIAIGKLVGLMEALGFTQDIVAIGHRIVHGGEKFTQTVRITEEVTNEIESLSDLAPLHNPAGAIGIRAAIEAFPSLPQFAVFDTAFHQTMPQRAFTGAIAKELYTDFGVRRYGFHGTSHYFVSREAAKMLNKPVEESSFISVHLGNGASVCAIKDGNSVDTSMGFTPLSGLMMGTRCGDLDPGIIEYLLKKGWSQEQVFNSLNKESGFLGVSGLTSDARGILEAMEEGHEGAKLAFEVFTYRVAKYVASYLATLDSLDGIIFTGGIGENSLPIRREILSNLKILGFVEDVAGNEAARFGAEGIIAKSEMLGAVAMVIPTNEEFVIAQQSVELL; this is encoded by the coding sequence ATGTCTAATTCGTTTGTTCTGGTTATTAACTCGGGTAGTTCATCCCTTAAATTTGCTGTAATCAATTCTGTTTCTGGTGAAGCAGTATTAAGTGGCCTAGGGGAGTGTTTTGGTCTTGAAGATGCTCGTATGGGCTGGAAATATCAAGGCGAGAAAACTGAAATTGCCATTCAAGGTGAAGATAACCACCACAAAATTGCCATTGGCAAATTGGTTGGCCTGATGGAAGCTCTGGGCTTCACACAAGATATCGTTGCTATTGGTCATCGTATCGTACACGGTGGCGAGAAGTTCACACAGACTGTTCGTATTACTGAAGAAGTGACGAACGAAATTGAAAGCCTATCAGATCTAGCTCCACTCCATAACCCAGCAGGTGCTATCGGTATCCGCGCTGCGATTGAAGCTTTCCCTTCTTTACCTCAGTTTGCTGTTTTTGATACTGCGTTCCACCAAACGATGCCACAACGTGCATTCACGGGTGCAATTGCAAAAGAACTATACACAGACTTCGGCGTGCGTCGTTACGGCTTCCACGGTACTAGCCACTACTTCGTTAGTCGCGAAGCTGCTAAAATGCTGAACAAGCCGGTTGAAGAATCTAGCTTTATCTCTGTGCACCTAGGCAACGGCGCTTCTGTATGTGCTATCAAAGATGGCAACAGTGTTGATACTTCAATGGGCTTCACACCGCTTTCTGGCCTGATGATGGGTACACGTTGTGGTGATTTAGACCCAGGCATTATCGAGTACCTACTTAAGAAGGGTTGGTCACAAGAGCAAGTGTTTAACTCTCTAAACAAGGAGTCTGGCTTCCTGGGTGTGTCTGGTCTTACGAGCGATGCTCGTGGCATTTTAGAAGCAATGGAAGAGGGCCATGAAGGCGCTAAACTTGCTTTTGAGGTGTTTACTTACCGCGTAGCGAAATACGTTGCTTCTTACCTTGCAACGCTAGACTCTCTAGACGGCATCATCTTCACTGGCGGTATCGGTGAGAACTCTCTACCAATTCGTCGTGAGATCCTAAGCAACCTTAAGATCCTTGGTTTTGTTGAAGATGTTGCTGGCAATGAAGCAGCTCGCTTTGGCGCTGAAGGTATCATTGCTAAGTCAGAAATGCTTGGTGCAGTAGCAATGGTTATTCCAACCAACGAAGAATTCGTTATTGCTCAACAATCGGTAGAACTTCTGTAA
- a CDS encoding Fe(3+) dicitrate ABC transporter substrate-binding protein, giving the protein MENSSRLLFSNQLMLSNGLLSFNRPFLCSRIAITLALLILSLFSFSSSAKTRTIQDEQGQFEIATTPQRIVVLEFSFVDALAAVGVSPVGVADDNDASRVIPAVRELVQPWESVGMRSQPSLEAIAVLKPDLIIADAERHRTVYQDLQRIAPTLLLKSRGETYQENLESALKIGIALDKQSSMEQRIQQHQHAMAEFKSHFSLKQTVQFAVVSDKGMWLHSPASYAGGVLTTLGIASPIVKPTEKAYLPTSFELLLKTNPDWLLLGAYSHPNIVDDWQENPLFNVLTSVKSKQVVEVSPALWSLNRGMLAAEKMAKNLEQILDPS; this is encoded by the coding sequence ATGGAAAACAGCTCTCGCCTTTTGTTTTCGAATCAATTGATGCTGTCGAACGGGCTGCTGTCATTTAATAGGCCGTTTTTATGCAGCAGGATAGCGATAACCTTAGCTTTGCTGATTTTAAGCTTGTTCTCATTTTCAAGCTCGGCAAAAACGAGAACGATCCAAGATGAGCAAGGCCAGTTTGAGATAGCGACTACCCCGCAACGTATTGTGGTGTTGGAGTTTTCATTTGTAGATGCACTCGCTGCGGTGGGTGTTTCTCCTGTTGGTGTTGCCGATGACAATGATGCTTCAAGAGTGATTCCGGCGGTACGTGAATTGGTTCAACCTTGGGAATCGGTTGGCATGCGTTCTCAGCCTAGCCTAGAAGCCATTGCGGTATTAAAGCCAGATCTGATCATTGCCGATGCAGAGCGTCATCGTACGGTCTATCAAGATCTACAACGCATCGCACCAACTCTACTGCTTAAAAGCCGTGGTGAGACTTATCAAGAGAATTTGGAGTCTGCGCTCAAGATTGGCATCGCTCTCGATAAACAATCGTCAATGGAACAACGAATTCAACAGCATCAACACGCCATGGCTGAATTCAAAAGTCATTTCTCGCTCAAACAAACCGTCCAATTCGCTGTCGTGTCGGATAAAGGTATGTGGTTACATAGCCCCGCATCTTACGCAGGGGGCGTGCTGACCACATTAGGCATTGCGAGCCCTATTGTGAAACCAACAGAGAAGGCATATTTACCAACCAGCTTTGAGTTGTTGTTGAAAACCAATCCGGATTGGTTGCTCCTTGGTGCTTACTCTCATCCAAATATTGTTGATGATTGGCAGGAAAATCCGTTATTCAATGTACTAACCTCTGTAAAAAGTAAGCAAGTTGTAGAAGTGTCACCAGCACTTTGGTCACTGAATCGAGGCATGTTAGCGGCAGAAAAAATGGCGAAAAATCTTGAGCAGATCTTGGATCCATCATGA
- a CDS encoding CIA30 family protein codes for MEKIMNGATYKTRLPFRLTTSLFFLLSLNSLSLKADATGTNMIDFTQASEHQNWTVTNDDVMGGISTGELIYLNNMSRFRGELSLENNGGFSSVKRSIESPAHEKDSAELIFVGDGRTYQLRFTTWKEGSRVQYKHDFDTIKGEQLNKIFHFNDFQAVFRGRLLSDALELKAQDIKQIGFLIADKQPSPFELDLIQLQFKTSQPITSPETD; via the coding sequence GTGGAGAAAATCATGAACGGGGCCACTTATAAAACACGGTTACCATTTAGGCTAACCACATCTTTATTTTTTCTACTCAGCCTAAACTCGTTAAGTCTAAAAGCGGATGCAACAGGGACAAACATGATCGACTTTACACAAGCTAGTGAGCATCAAAACTGGACAGTGACTAACGACGATGTAATGGGCGGCATCTCAACAGGCGAGCTCATTTATCTTAATAACATGAGTCGATTTAGGGGAGAGCTCTCGTTAGAAAATAATGGTGGTTTCAGTTCTGTAAAGCGCTCCATTGAATCACCTGCCCATGAAAAAGATAGTGCAGAGCTAATATTCGTTGGTGATGGTCGCACCTACCAACTGAGGTTCACCACTTGGAAGGAAGGTAGTCGAGTTCAATACAAACACGATTTCGATACCATAAAGGGAGAGCAGCTAAACAAGATCTTCCACTTCAATGATTTTCAAGCGGTGTTCAGAGGTCGGCTACTGAGCGATGCCCTGGAACTTAAGGCACAAGACATCAAGCAAATTGGCTTTTTGATTGCAGACAAACAGCCCTCGCCTTTTGAGCTAGACCTAATACAGCTTCAATTCAAAACATCGCAACCTATCACATCACCAGAAACGGACTAA
- a CDS encoding zinc-binding alcohol dehydrogenase family protein codes for MSVPSKMKAIGFTQSLAIAEQDSLVEFETNLPELKEHDLLVKVSATSINPADAKIRIRSAQDKTLEQPKVLGYDAVGEVVGKGTDVEGFELGDRVYYAGDVTRVGANAEYQAVDYRITAKAPTSLSDEAAAVMPLATLTAWEALFDRLRVRSEEKKSILIIGGAGGVGSITIQLASQLTNLTVIATASRPETEQWVRDMGADHVVNHRNLVESVRDQGIQHVDYIFNVADTKGHWESMVELIAPQGMISSIVEFDGGIDLSALQGKSAGFVWELMFTRSLFNTDDIQKQQDILFQAANLIDAGRIKSTLTTTLNGFSVETLKDAHQRIESSSSIGKTAIKY; via the coding sequence ATGTCAGTACCATCAAAAATGAAAGCTATCGGATTTACTCAGTCACTTGCGATTGCAGAGCAAGACAGCCTAGTTGAGTTTGAAACAAACCTTCCAGAACTAAAAGAACATGATCTACTGGTAAAAGTGAGCGCGACGTCTATCAATCCAGCAGATGCGAAAATTCGAATTCGTAGTGCTCAAGATAAAACTCTCGAGCAACCAAAAGTCCTTGGTTATGACGCAGTCGGTGAAGTTGTCGGTAAAGGTACAGACGTTGAAGGCTTTGAACTAGGCGACCGTGTTTACTATGCAGGTGACGTAACTCGTGTGGGCGCTAATGCTGAATACCAAGCCGTTGACTACCGTATTACGGCGAAAGCACCAACGAGCCTTTCTGATGAAGCGGCTGCAGTTATGCCGCTAGCAACACTTACAGCGTGGGAAGCGTTGTTTGATCGCCTACGTGTTCGTTCAGAAGAGAAAAAGTCCATTCTGATCATTGGTGGTGCTGGTGGTGTCGGTTCAATCACGATTCAATTGGCGAGCCAGTTGACTAACCTGACGGTTATTGCGACGGCTTCAAGACCTGAAACTGAACAGTGGGTAAGGGATATGGGGGCAGACCATGTGGTGAATCACCGTAACTTGGTTGAATCTGTACGAGATCAAGGTATTCAGCATGTCGATTACATTTTCAATGTCGCAGACACCAAAGGACATTGGGAATCGATGGTGGAGCTGATTGCACCGCAAGGCATGATCAGTTCTATTGTTGAGTTCGATGGTGGAATTGATCTTTCTGCGCTTCAAGGTAAGTCTGCAGGTTTTGTGTGGGAGCTGATGTTCACACGTTCACTGTTCAACACAGACGATATTCAGAAACAACAAGATATTTTGTTCCAAGCAGCGAACCTGATCGATGCTGGCCGCATTAAGTCTACGCTTACTACCACATTGAATGGCTTTAGTGTTGAGACTCTGAAAGATGCACACCAACGTATTGAAAGCAGCTCCTCGATAGGTAAAACAGCCATCAAATACTAA